CTTGCCGCTTTCCAGCGGCGGCGGCGTGTTTTGCGCCGGCGGCTTGAAGGCATCCGCCGTTGGCAAGTTGAATAATAAGAAGCCGAGGAGAAGGCTGATCAGTGCCGCCTGTCTGAAAAGAGCCAGGCGACGGTTTAGATGCGGACGTGAAGCGAGCATAGAATTCCTTTCCTGAGACGAATTGTTTATACCACGTTCCGAGTAGCGAAGCACAATTTCGACCGACGCAATCTGAACCAATCAACGGATCAGGTTGTATCGCCGAAGCACCTCGATGGTGCGGTCAAGCGGCAGCGCCTCAACCGTGTGGCCGCGCCCGCTTGTCGTCGTGGCGCGAAACAGCGAGTTGATGATGGCTTCTTCGGCGGCTTCGATAACCGCTTCAAAAAGCGGCGAGAGCGCGTCGTTAGCGAGGAGTCTCTGGTCACGTAGCGAGCCCGTTATCGGTTTGACGCGCAGTTCGGACGCGACCGAAAAAGCGATGGCATAATCGCCGCTGCCGTTTGAGCCGGACGAGCCCGTGCGCGCCACCCCCATCATCGAACGCGCTGCAAGCCGTTTCAGATTGCGATGATCTACGGGTGCGTCCGTCGCAATGACAATCATTATCGAGCCATCGGCCCTGTCCGCCGAAACCTCCGCATCAGAGGCAAGCCGCTTATTATTCGACGGGCCTTCGAGCTGGTCTTTGAGGTAGTATCGGCCCAGCTCGCGGCCCACGGGAGCGCCGCCAATCGTCAGCACACCGCCGAAGTTCGATTGCACGAGCACGCCAACGGTGTAGCCGCCGAGCTGTGCCGGCAACCGACGCGAAGCGGTGCCGATGCCGCCTTTCCATCCAAACGCCACCGTTCCCGTACCGGCGCCGACTGCGCCTTCGTCAACCGCGCCACCCTTCGCATTTTTAATTGCGCTCACTACGTCATCGCGCGTCACCGGGCGAGAGCGAATGTCGTTCAAGTAACCGTCGTTGGTTTCGCCGACAAGGGGGTTGATCGATTGCACATCTTCGTTGCCCGGCAACGCCAGCATGTAATCGATGACCGCGTCAGCAACGCGCGGCACGTTCAAGGTTGAGGTCAACAGGATGGGAGTCTCGATTTCGCCAAGCTCGTTCACCTGTGTCGAGCCCGCAAGCTTGCCGAAAGCGTTGCCGATGAAGACGGCGCCCGGAACCTTTTCGCGGAAGAGGTTCCCGCCGTGCGGCAGAATCGCGGTGACGCCAGTGCGGATGTTGTCACCGCGGCTGACGGTCGTTTGTCCGACCGTGACGCCGGCCACATCAGTTATGGCGTTGAGCGGCCCTGTCGGCAGGACACCGATGCGCAGGCCGACATCGCGGGCGCGGGGTCGTTCGTTCTTTTGCATAACCGTCGCAGGCGCTGTCAGGCTGAAGAGAACCGCAAAAACAATCGCTTTCAAAATGACCTCGAAGATTACTGCTGATTTATTGCAGTCCATCATTTATCATTTCACCGCAGACATTTCAATTTTAGATTTTCATGGCTTGGCGCTTCGCGCCGGCGATTTTGGATTTTAGATTGCCGGACGTGGGACCCGCCATAATTTAGAACCCCGCCCCATCTGTCCCCGTCGCGCCCCTGTTTGTTGTTGGACCTGGCTTCACTGGCGGAGATGGCCGCCGATGAATCCAAAATCCAAAATCGGAAATCCAAAATCGGCATATGCTTCAATTCTCACTCGATAACGGCATCGAATCCGCACTGATCAACGAAGGGCTGGTTACCAAGGATCAGTTGTCGCGGGCGCGGCGCATCCAGGAACAACTGTCCGGGCAGAAGTCCTTGAGTGACGTGCTGCTTGAAATGAACTGGGTGAGCGAGACTCGCCTGGATGATTTCATCCGCCGCCACCGCAGTAGCCTTAGCATCGGCGACATTCTCATGGCTCGCCGGCTGGTCACCCAACAGGATGTGATGGCGGCGCGCGAGGTCCAGCGCAAGAGCAGCCCGAAAGGCAAACGGTTAGGCGAAATCCTCATCGAAATGGGCCTCATCGAGGAACGCCACCTCGTCGAGGCGCTGGGTGAAAAATTCGCCCTGCCGCTGTTAGAGCCCGACATTAGCCAGATAGACATTGAGCTAGTCCGGCGGATGTCGCACAAGTACCTGCGCCGGCAAGTCGGCCTGCCCGTCTGCATCAGTGAGGGCTTTATCCACTTGCTGGTCAGCGACCCGACGGCGACCCCTTTCATTGAAGAGGTCACGCGGACCTTCAACACCCGCGTCAAGCTACACCTTGCGACCAGCTCCGTCATTTTAAAGACGCTTGACCTGCTCGAAGCCCTGTTGCAGGGCAAAGACGCCGGCATCAGCGATTACAACAAAGTCAAGTACCACACCCTTGAAACCCAGCCGCAAACCAACGACGACCGCGTCGTGCAGATGGTGGATCAACTGATCCGCTCGGCCATTGAGGAAGGCGCATCCGACGTTCACCTTGAACCGATGGCCAATAAACTCCGCGTGCGCTATCGCATTGACGGCGTGCTGGTTCACAAGATGGATTTCCCGCGCGACTATACGCCGCGCATCATCTCGCGCATCAAGATTCTCGCCGACGCCGACGTCGCCGAGCGCCGCAAGCATCAGGATGGCCGCATCTTCGTTAAAACCGAAAAGCAGGAGATCGATATCCGCGTCTCTTTCTATGCCACCGTCTTCGGCGAAAATGTCGTCTTGAGAATCCTCAACAAGGCCTCGCTCATCAGCTTGCTTGAGCTGGGATTCGCGCCGAACATCCTGCGCCTCTATAGCGAAGACGTGCTGGCATCGCCTTCAGGCATCACCTTGATTACCGGGCCGACCGGGTCCGGAAAGACGACGACGCTCTACAGCTCAATCGATCACTGCAATGACCCAACGGTGAAGATTATCACCTGCGAAGACCCCGTGGAGTATGTCATTGACGGCATCTCGCAATGTTCGATCAACGAAAAGATTGGCCTGACGTTTAACGAAACGTTGCGCTCCATCGTACGCCAGGACCCGGATATCATTGTGATCGGCGAAATTCGCGACCGTTTTTCGGCAGACGTTGCGGTGCAATCAGCGTTAACGGGGCATAAAGTTTTTGCGACGTTCCACACGGAAGACTCGGTCGGCGCGCTCGTCCGTCTGATCAACATGGAGATTGAGACTTCGCTGATCGCTTCGACCATCGGCGCAATCCTCGCGCAACGCCTGGTGCGGAAGGTTTGCGCGCAATGTCGAATGCGTTATGAGCCGGAAGATCGCGTGCTGCGGCGCTTCGGTTTGCGGCGCGAGCAAATGAAGGGGTTCGAGCTGATGCGCGGCAAAGGCTGCTCGGCCTGTAACTTTACAGGCTATCGCGGGCGGCTCGGCATCTATGAGCTGTTGGTGCCAAATGCCGACATCCGCGACGCCATTCTGCTGAAGCGGACGATGCAGGAGATTCGTCAGATCAGCCTCGACATGTGTGCGCTCTGTACGATGCAGGAGGATGGCATGGTCAAGGCCTTGCGCGGCGTGACGACGCTTGAGGAAGTGCTTGAGAATGCGCCGCGCGTCTTCCATCACCGCCCGCTCGATGCGCTCTTCGAGATCGTCGGTTGATGTCAGCGTGATGGCCTATTCGCTGGCGACGGTCTTCGCATCGTAACCCGAAGAGCCCGACGGCTCTGGCGGCGCGTATTGCGAGGTCTGCAAGTTGCCGCGCCCATCCGTGGCGCGAACTACCAGGCGGTGCTTGCTTGATTGCTGCGGCGTCCACCGTTTTTGCCACAAAACCCAGGAAAAAGAC
The genomic region above belongs to Blastocatellia bacterium and contains:
- a CDS encoding GspE/PulE family protein, with the protein product MLQFSLDNGIESALINEGLVTKDQLSRARRIQEQLSGQKSLSDVLLEMNWVSETRLDDFIRRHRSSLSIGDILMARRLVTQQDVMAAREVQRKSSPKGKRLGEILIEMGLIEERHLVEALGEKFALPLLEPDISQIDIELVRRMSHKYLRRQVGLPVCISEGFIHLLVSDPTATPFIEEVTRTFNTRVKLHLATSSVILKTLDLLEALLQGKDAGISDYNKVKYHTLETQPQTNDDRVVQMVDQLIRSAIEEGASDVHLEPMANKLRVRYRIDGVLVHKMDFPRDYTPRIISRIKILADADVAERRKHQDGRIFVKTEKQEIDIRVSFYATVFGENVVLRILNKASLISLLELGFAPNILRLYSEDVLASPSGITLITGPTGSGKTTTLYSSIDHCNDPTVKIITCEDPVEYVIDGISQCSINEKIGLTFNETLRSIVRQDPDIIVIGEIRDRFSADVAVQSALTGHKVFATFHTEDSVGALVRLINMEIETSLIASTIGAILAQRLVRKVCAQCRMRYEPEDRVLRRFGLRREQMKGFELMRGKGCSACNFTGYRGRLGIYELLVPNADIRDAILLKRTMQEIRQISLDMCALCTMQEDGMVKALRGVTTLEEVLENAPRVFHHRPLDALFEIVG
- a CDS encoding P1 family peptidase, yielding MQKNERPRARDVGLRIGVLPTGPLNAITDVAGVTVGQTTVSRGDNIRTGVTAILPHGGNLFREKVPGAVFIGNAFGKLAGSTQVNELGEIETPILLTSTLNVPRVADAVIDYMLALPGNEDVQSINPLVGETNDGYLNDIRSRPVTRDDVVSAIKNAKGGAVDEGAVGAGTGTVAFGWKGGIGTASRRLPAQLGGYTVGVLVQSNFGGVLTIGGAPVGRELGRYYLKDQLEGPSNNKRLASDAEVSADRADGSIMIVIATDAPVDHRNLKRLAARSMMGVARTGSSGSNGSGDYAIAFSVASELRVKPITGSLRDQRLLANDALSPLFEAVIEAAEEAIINSLFRATTTSGRGHTVEALPLDRTIEVLRRYNLIR